The DNA segment ATGACGGTCACGGAGAACATCATCCAGGTGTAGGAGACCGCGGCCGTGTAGAAGATCCCGAACACCCCGGCGGCGACGACGAGGGCGGTGGGCACGGGCGCGCCGTGCAGCGGGACGACGACGGCGAGGCCGACCGGGATGCCGATGAGGGTGCCCATGATCCGGCGGAAGCCGCGTACCAGGGTCTCGCCGCGCGAGGCGGTGTTGACGAAGACCCACCAGGTGGCGCCCACGGCCCAGTACCAGCGCTGGTCCGACATCAGCTGTCCGGCCAGGAGCGCGACGGCTCCGCCGGTGACCGCCTGGACGGCCTGGCGGGTGGTGACCCTGGCCAGGCCGGTGCCGGTGGGCGGGGCGGGCGCGGCGGGGACGGCCGAGCCCCGTTCGTAGCACCAGAGGCCGAAGCGGACGGCGGAGGCGGAGAGCAGCGAGAGGGCGACGGCGGAGTACAGCTCGGGAAGCTGGCGGGGCAGGGTGTGCAGGAACTGTGTGGTGAAGAAGGCCATGAACGCGAAGACGCCCAGGGAGTGCCCGCGCGGCCCCCACCGCCTCGCGTAGACACCCAGGCCCATGACCGCGAGGAAGGCCGCGTCGCGGGCGAGGGGGTGGTCGTGGAGCAGGGCGGCGAGCGCGAGCACCGGGAAGCCGGCGGCGGGCAGCAGCGCGGTGGTGACCGCCTGGCCCCGGACGGTGGGGTCGGTGACGGTGAACAGGGCGAGCAGGGCGGCCAGGCCGCCGGTGATGGCCGCGACGAGCGAGTGGCCGGCGAGCCCGCACACCACGACGGCGAGCCCGATGCCGAGCACCGCGCGGCAGGCGAAGCGCAGCCGCGCCCGTCCGGGGTCCCTCGCCACGAACGCTCTCTTCAGCACTGCCGCTCCCCCGCTCCGGTCCGCCGGGGGTCTCCGTGTCCCGGCATGAAAAAGGCGCCGCGGGGGTCCGCAGCGCCATCGACATACATATGAGAGCACCTGGAGGCCGGTTGGCTCAAATTGACCTCCATTGACTGGACCATTGGCCCAGGGGAACGCATCGGTGGGCGACCGGCCGACGGCCATCGGACCAGCGCTCCCGCGAACTCGGGAACATCTCCCCTTTTGTTGGTCTAGACATGTCAAATTGACATCGCTACGCTCAATGTTGGTCTAGACCGCAATGCACTCCGGACATCTCCCCCACATCTCCAGGAGCGACGTATGCGCAAGAAGATCACGTCCTTATTGGCCGGGCTCGGACTCGCCGGGGCCGCCCTGATCGCCACCTCGGCCCCCGCCCAGAGCCACGGCTACACCGACTCGCCCGTCAGCCGCCAGCAGCTCTGCGGCAACGGCACCGTCCGCAACTGCGGACAGATCCAGTGGGAGCCGCCGAGCGTCGAGGGTCCCAAGGGCTTCCCCACCCGCGGACCCGCCGACGGCCACATCTGCTCCGGCGGCATCGGCCGCTTCTCGGAGCTGGACGACCCGCGCGGCGGCAACTGGCCCGCCACCGACGTCACCGCCGGACAGACCTACACCTTCCGCTGGCGGATCGCGGCCCGGCACGCCACGACCGACTTCCGCTACTACATCACCAAGGACGGCTACGACCCCACGAAGCCGC comes from the Streptomyces sp. NBC_00525 genome and includes:
- a CDS encoding lytic polysaccharide monooxygenase auxiliary activity family 9 protein gives rise to the protein MRKKITSLLAGLGLAGAALIATSAPAQSHGYTDSPVSRQQLCGNGTVRNCGQIQWEPPSVEGPKGFPTRGPADGHICSGGIGRFSELDDPRGGNWPATDVTAGQTYTFRWRIAARHATTDFRYYITKDGYDPTKPLTRADLETQPFLTVPFGGRLPSSTVSHSGTLPQKSGKHLILGVWTIADTGNAFYACSDVRF
- a CDS encoding FUSC family protein, producing MLKRAFVARDPGRARLRFACRAVLGIGLAVVVCGLAGHSLVAAITGGLAALLALFTVTDPTVRGQAVTTALLPAAGFPVLALAALLHDHPLARDAAFLAVMGLGVYARRWGPRGHSLGVFAFMAFFTTQFLHTLPRQLPELYSAVALSLLSASAVRFGLWCYERGSAVPAAPAPPTGTGLARVTTRQAVQAVTGGAVALLAGQLMSDQRWYWAVGATWWVFVNTASRGETLVRGFRRIMGTLIGIPVGLAVVVPLHGAPVPTALVVAAGVFGIFYTAAVSYTWMMFSVTVMAGALYGALGVLDPALLALRLGETAVGALGAMLAVLFVLPVTTHATTDAWIQRALRCVHACTEEAAARLSGTSGADPAPRIAELEALLGRVRLSLAPLVHPLSPLRARRARAEHVLALLDECAREVRGLASVAADPEASHDARLAAACWRVESAVEALTAPGRPARTTPAAALPVHPAATEPALAHLHSLERALAELAAPLHSPPGAPLVTA